The Sabethes cyaneus chromosome 3, idSabCyanKW18_F2, whole genome shotgun sequence DNA window aacggCATACAGACTACAGCACGTGGAAGAATCAAAGCTATGAAAACACCTTCGAGATCCGGGAAGAGAAGCAGGAACAAGAAGTGAAAGAGAATGGGAATTCCTGCAAGGATACCCTCAAGACTGATACAGTGAAGACGGAAGCAGAACGATCGAAAAGTTtagaagttcccgattcacagaaaACGTCGAATAGTGAACAGACAGCAGGCAGAACTCTAGCACGGCCGACCGAGCTAGAGCTCGGAACGTCATCCGATAGTAGTACCAAACCACCCTCTACAGATGGTCCCTTCGGTCATCTGTTCGAGAAGAATTTAGGTCGCTTCAAAAAAATGAACAAACTATTGAAGTGCAAGCGATTCAGCACTTCAGCGCTTTACGACAAGAAAAGCAAACCAAATTTTAAAGAAACGATGTTTTTCGAGGATAAATCATCACCGCTAAAAGCTAGCGTCGAAGCCTCTAGATCCCCAGCCAAATCTTGCCATTCACAGTCGAAAGCTTCGATCAGTTCGTCTAAATCCTCTCTGTTCGGTGCGAAGAAAAGCAACGTTTTCAACCTGAAAGGTAAAAAATTTCTATTCTCCAATAGTAGCAGCACGGCCGCCGACGCAAACTCGAAGATATCTCCGAATAAATCGAAATCGAGTAATGAAATTAGCTACTGTCGCACTAAGTCTGTTAAAAGTACGAAAAAGTCCGTCAAAACCAACAGTACGGCCTGTCTGAATCTGGAGACAACCAGTACGTCACCGCTGTCGGAAGCTTTCTACAATCCAACCGGCAGTGTCCGACTGAGTGCAATGGAGCTGTACGAAAAGTTTTGCTCACGAGATTTCAGCGGGCTGTACAAACATGAAACCCTTCGGGGAGATCAGACTGCGGATGAAGATTCGGATCGTTACGATCCGAATCGAAATCTCGGGGCTATTCGTAAGTACAAACGGAAAAACTTCAAGCTGTTGCGACAGAAAAGCGAACCGAAGTTTTCCTTCCGAACTGATACGTTGTATGAGAATGAGGATAGTTACGATGACTATCAGGATGAAGAGCAGAAGAATGAGTACGAAGTTGAAGATTATAATCAGTTTTTGTATGACGAACAGTACTATGAGGAGGACATCGAGAATTTAAGCATTGAGAACATCTACTATCGAGGGAATCTGATACGGGAGGATGGCACCGTGGTGGAAGCTTATGAGTATGGAGAGGAGGATTACGAGGGTGAAGAAGAcgaagaggaagaagaagagGAGGAGGATGAGGAAGAGGAGGAAGAAGATGTGGGATTGGAAGAATACGATGAAGATATACAAGAGCAATGCGAAGAGGAAGTGGAATTGAACGACGGCAGTCTTGAACCGCCGCTGATTGATGCAGCAACTGCCGTAGATTCTGACTGTGATGAAATATATCTGATGCCACGAAATGAATCGAAAAAATTGATAATTCGCGATTTTCTCTTCCATCATAGCAACAACGAGTTCGACACAGCAGAAGATCGGTATGAAGCTACGCAATCCGAGTTGAGATTAGACAGCGTCAGCAATCGGGATCAGGAAACATTGACGATCTACAAAATCTGTTCCAAGGAGAGTATTTTAGACTCAAAAGGTGACCTAGACAATATTCCACTTAGCTCGTCACTAGATCCGCACTTTCTCAAGTCGGACTGCTTGACAGCGCTAGAACGGACCGTCTCGCTGGAGCTGCTTAGCAATTCCAGCGGCACGCTCAACAAATCTACGTTAACAGATTACGCATTTGATACGGTTAAAAATGTAAATCTAGATAGCTGTAGCACTTCGAGACTAAGTCTATCGTTGAAAAGTGAAATCTTCGAGGAAACTTTAGCTAACGCCACCAACAGTGGATCGGGAGAAATCCGAGAAATTAAGAATTGGAACATCGAAGACTTCACGCTTACTCCTGATGGGTCAGTTTCCGACGAAACCATAGACGAGTTGCTGAAATCCCATCTGGCAGAGGAAGCTGATAGTGATACGATACCTCAAAAAGCGCCGGAGAATAACGAACCAAGCATACGAGGTCAAGCAAATCCGCCGGCCGGCGAATACACCATTATCGATCTGGATGAGGAACCCTATCAGTTGGACCCGGCCATATCCGATTTCACGAACGAGATCACGAAGGAGTTTGATTTATTATTTTCACGAGCCGAAACGGAATCACACGCCGCTAGCTACTCCGGCAGTCCAACGAACAATGAAGACGAGAACGATCCGAACAGTACCCAAGCCCGTCTCGATCTGTTGGATCCGAAACCGGTGGCGATCGAGCTCCCCACTCGCTACTCCATGCAAAGGCTAGAGCCCATCAACCTAGATGCTGATGAGATTAATATTACAAGACACGTCAAGGACCAACCAAAAACAGAACACGATAGTGCCAAAGCAGTAGCTGTAGATAAAAAGTGTAAAGTAGATAAACATAATACTTCGGACGACGGTCGGACCGGTAGCTCGGTGGTAGCAGCCGTGGGTGATGATCGTTTACGAAAAGCTCGTAGTCAATCCTTGGGTAACCTTAAGAACAAAGCCAAATGTTTTCCATTATAGAAGATAAGAAACGCTGTAATTAGTCAAATAGCGATATAGCGTTAATGGACAGTTTTTGTACATTTTTTACTGCGGCTCATCCTTAATTTCGTTCATCGTTAGTATTAGGTGTCAGGACTGAAAGGCGAAAACAGTTCAAAACTGTTACTCATCGTGAACAGCACGTATCAGTAGGATGCCAATGAAAATGGATATTAACGGAACAACCTGCAAAACGTTTATTGCCACGACAAAAAACCTtttgtgcaaaatttcagctAAATCGGATTGATGTACGCGGTGGCGCAGAGCCGTCAAAGTTTAACTTGTATGCAAGCTGTAAAATCACCAAAGGGGAGAGTACGTCAAATCGGGAACATTTTGCAAGTTGTTTCGTTAGAAAAATCAGAGATCACTTTTTTccatacattccattggcaCCCTAAAGTGCAGCTATAGCAATTCGAATTCTTcacaaaaaaaacctttttcatGCTACCAACTCCATCTAGCGGTAGTGCCATAATTGTAAACAACCTCACCTCTCATTTCGAGTGATAGTGTAAACAGGGCCAGTATCATAGCGCTCatcaaattataaaattaaagaagaaaaaaatgtaaattaaaaCCAGAAAAAGATGATATGTTCTAAAACTCAATAGCTAAACCAAATTGAGAAGAATGTGTAAAACACTTCTTTCGGAAATCCTACATTTAAGCAACTCCTATTCAGTACATCATGAACACGCCCACACCGACACGTACACAGCATCACTTACACTTTATATATATACACTTTCACACGTATaggaaaaaaattaacataaatTTATATACATATTCCATTTGTTGTTTATTGATTACTATATATTTTTTAAGGAAAAGTTTATCACGTATTCAAATCCAGTATGAGAGGAAACATTTtaccgaaacaaaaaaaaaataaaacacgcAAAGGATGAATAGTGGGAACTTCTCTCGTAACTAGGTGAACTACTGATTTATATTACCTTTAAACATGTGGTAGTTTGAAAGAAGAATTATATAAAAACAAAAGTGTGATACAATGAGAAAACAATGGTTAATTGTTGTAATGAAAATTTGGTCATGAAAAGACGATAGATATTAATTTGTTGAATGtaatatttataaaacaaaAACCTAGCAAAAAAAACCTAACTCGGCGTTACTtgctcaagtccaattttaaacgGCATAGTCGTATGGCAGACATTGATTAGATTATAAAAGAAAGATACGTGAAAAAGAAAGTTAACTTTTTACCATCTTAAGAAGAAACCTATATTTTTATAGTCAAATAATCGCTTTCAACCGTTATTTCACGGAGCGGTACTCTTGCGCAACCAAGCTTGTAGTTTTCTGCAGTAATTGACTACTATTTTATACGATAAACATTTTAAAAGAAAAGTTATTAAACTAGTCTCCTTCAATATGGCCTTACATTAAAAATCTGGACTGTATCGAGAACACTTCATTTTTCATATCCAAGAAATTTAATCGTTATTACTTCATAAGAAATCGACCAAAGCTTTTTTTAGAATTAATACAACTTTAACAAAAAATGCGTACATAATTGTAACAAAGTAGGCTATCAAAAAAACCGAGAAATCCAAAACAAAAACGTTTGATCTTTTCGGCTAAAATAACTGCTGTTTTAAAACAAACAATTGAATTTTACATCCTTCCCAATCCTATAGCTGAGCAAATAACGCCGAGTTTTCAATCCACCATTATTGTTGTCATGATTGTCACTGAAATTTTTATAGCTGCGAACAAACATGGGTACTACACCACCAGGAAAAGTCCATGTTTGTATTTGTAAAATTTGAGAAAAATCACTGAACTAGATCCTCCAGTAGAGACTCTAGGAATATTATTCAGTTTATTTGTATGACCGCCATTTTGTAGGACTGTCTAAAGTGGTCGCAGGCAGCCGCTCgaagaaggaagaaaaaaactgaatcaaaaATATCCATCGGTGTTATGGGTTAATGTTGAAACTATCCCGTGTCaaggtgataaaaaaaaacacaaaacataTATGA harbors:
- the LOC128743010 gene encoding uncharacterized protein LOC128743010 → MNLNERIIGNQFFAQTVDDGTAPSIGSAAGGIGAGIVPFIATAAFGPVVNTGVGTTENKPQQFSAKSSNGPMLLKQNTEIMHLSPHHHLPPHHPLVLQQMHQLKAAKSRSLSTGSYITKESSVHSSVEKIIKSNSNSDLNENAQKTIDTIPKNRSLEDSRTMKLTQSHSPMQMRKPILRKSKKIVRTDSEFLKGNIYEKESSLSSSQYTPTHEKRREFAEHHSSNPSSETHKSTDESSKNISTDEIDTVFSDTMELEQMEADYKMHLKNNLQREYKSDSDTLDEIGKRHTDYSTWKNQSYENTFEIREEKQEQEVKENGNSCKDTLKTDTVKTEAERSKSLEVPDSQKTSNSEQTAGRTLARPTELELGTSSDSSTKPPSTDGPFGHLFEKNLGRFKKMNKLLKCKRFSTSALYDKKSKPNFKETMFFEDKSSPLKASVEASRSPAKSCHSQSKASISSSKSSLFGAKKSNVFNLKGKKFLFSNSSSTAADANSKISPNKSKSSNEISYCRTKSVKSTKKSVKTNSTACLNLETTSTSPLSEAFYNPTGSVRLSAMELYEKFCSRDFSGLYKHETLRGDQTADEDSDRYDPNRNLGAIRKYKRKNFKLLRQKSEPKFSFRTDTLYENEDSYDDYQDEEQKNEYEVEDYNQFLYDEQYYEEDIENLSIENIYYRGNLIREDGTVVEAYEYGEEDYEGEEDEEEEEEEEDEEEEEEDVGLEEYDEDIQEQCEEEVELNDGSLEPPLIDAATAVDSDCDEIYLMPRNESKKLIIRDFLFHHSNNEFDTAEDRYEATQSELRLDSVSNRDQETLTIYKICSKESILDSKGDLDNIPLSSSLDPHFLKSDCLTALERTVSLELLSNSSGTLNKSTLTDYAFDTVKNVNLDSCSTSRLSLSLKSEIFEETLANATNSGSGEIREIKNWNIEDFTLTPDGSVSDETIDELLKSHLAEEADSDTIPQKAPENNEPSIRGQANPPAGEYTIIDLDEEPYQLDPAISDFTNEITKEFDLLFSRAETESHAASYSGSPTNNEDENDPNSTQARLDLLDPKPVAIELPTRYSMQRLEPINLDADEINITRHVKDQPKTEHDSAKAVAVDKKCKVDKHNTSDDGRTGSSVVAAVGDDRLRKARSQSLGNLKNKAKCFPL